In one window of bacterium DNA:
- a CDS encoding type II toxin-antitoxin system HicA family toxin, giving the protein MPKIPGIPHQKAVRALEKAGFRIARQSGHIIMTDGTRILTIPRNNPINAFTLGGIVRDAGLTVEEFRKLL; this is encoded by the coding sequence GTGCCGAAGATTCCCGGAATCCCGCATCAAAAGGCCGTGCGCGCTCTCGAAAAAGCGGGCTTCCGAATCGCACGCCAGAGCGGGCACATCATCATGACCGATGGCACCCGCATCCTCACCATTCCGCGCAACAACCCCATCAACGCCTTCACCCTCGGCGGCATCGTGCGCGACGCGGGGCTTACGGTCGAAGAGTTTCGCAAGCTCCTCTGA